In one Hypanus sabinus isolate sHypSab1 chromosome 11, sHypSab1.hap1, whole genome shotgun sequence genomic region, the following are encoded:
- the LOC132402015 gene encoding uncharacterized protein LOC132402015 isoform X1 yields the protein MSTNTFKNIYRCIVESILTGCTGLWLLPLSPKQRCSHGHRMGPSYACLFVGFVEQSMFQLYTGIGPPLFLRYIDDCIGAASCTHAELVDFINFSFNFHTALKFTWSISDTSLPFLDLSVSISGDGLSTDIKYKPTDSHSYLDYSSSHPVSCKNAISFSQFLHLHHICSQDEAFHSRTKKMSSFFKERDFPSSTINSALKHISPISRTSALTPFSCHPTRYRVPLVLTYHPTSLRVQHIILRNFHHIQQDPTTKHIFPSLPSSAFHRDHSLHESFVHLSPPSLPTDLPPGTYPCKQNKCYTCPFTSSLTTIQGPRQSFQVR from the coding sequence atgtcaacaaatacattcaaaaacatctatagatgtatcgtggagagcattctgacaggttgtacaggtctttggctcctcccactttctccaaaacaaagatgtagccatgggcaccgcatgggtcccagctatgcctgcctttttgttggctttgtggaacagtccatgttccaactctATACAGGTATcggtcccccacttttccttcgctatattgacgactgcattggtgctgcctcctgcacgcatgctgagctcgttgacttcattaacttttccTTCAACTTTCacactgccctcaaatttacctggtccatttctgacacctccctcccctttcttgatctttctgtctccatctctggagacggcctatccaCTGATATCAAATATAAgcctacggactctcacagctacctggactattcctcttcccaccctgtctcttgcaaaaatgccatctccttctcacaattcctccatctccaccacatctgctctcaggatgaggcttttcattccaggacaaagaagatgtcttccttttttaaagaaagggacttcccttcctccaccatcaactctgctctcaaacacatctctcccatttcccgcacatctgctctcaccccattctcctgccaccccactaggtatagggttccccttgtcctcacctaccaccccaccagcctcagagtccaacatataattctccgtaacttccaccacatccaacaggatcccaccaccaagcacatctttccctccctcccttcttctgctttccacagggatcattccctacatgaatcctttgtccatttgtctcccccatcccttcccaccgatctccctcctggcacttatccttgtaaacagaacaagtgctacacctgccctttcacttcctccctcaccaccattcagggccccagacagtccttccaggtgaggtga